Proteins from one Sphingopyxis terrae subsp. terrae NBRC 15098 genomic window:
- a CDS encoding type II toxin-antitoxin system HipA family toxin — MLSEIGSDSQFTYAGGWSTDIACALPATRRDHVYRGGLIPFFQHLGPEGWLRGLQARAGGASDQDDFGILLQYGADCIGAVGVLPADGIAPVHNVEGSVTEEAAVTASRTVSGVQRKLLAWHDGSGYRPSVEAGDPATYIAKFNHNDEPTLVQNENLSLTLAREILGEAEITRARPAVIAGIEGLALLVERFDRDGEERLRLEDFAQILGKPRGAEFGGKYDSSYEEAASAITAYSARPRLDLDRYFRLVVFNFALGNADAHLKNFSLLEKPEGLRLSPAYDLLNSLLYPFSRETALAIGGKKREFDTLSRAVLETFGQEIGLPKAAVDLALADLAKRLGDPKTLRFGTPVAESDFRARFKQGVEENSRRIFA, encoded by the coding sequence TTGTTGAGCGAGATAGGCAGCGACAGCCAGTTCACCTATGCGGGCGGCTGGAGTACCGACATCGCCTGCGCCTTGCCGGCGACACGGCGCGATCATGTCTATCGCGGTGGACTGATACCCTTTTTCCAGCACCTCGGCCCCGAAGGCTGGCTTCGCGGATTGCAGGCGCGCGCGGGCGGCGCGTCCGACCAGGATGATTTCGGTATCCTGCTGCAATATGGCGCCGACTGTATCGGCGCGGTCGGGGTACTTCCTGCCGACGGGATCGCTCCTGTCCATAATGTCGAGGGAAGCGTCACCGAGGAGGCCGCGGTCACCGCCTCGCGTACGGTGTCGGGTGTTCAGCGCAAGCTGCTCGCCTGGCACGACGGGTCGGGTTACCGCCCCTCGGTAGAAGCCGGCGATCCGGCGACGTACATTGCGAAGTTCAACCACAATGACGAACCGACGCTCGTCCAGAACGAGAATCTGAGCCTGACGCTCGCGCGCGAGATATTGGGCGAGGCCGAGATCACGCGCGCGAGGCCCGCGGTCATCGCGGGGATCGAGGGGCTCGCACTCCTCGTCGAGCGCTTCGATCGCGACGGCGAGGAACGACTTCGGCTCGAGGATTTTGCACAAATCCTGGGTAAGCCCCGGGGCGCCGAGTTCGGCGGCAAATATGATTCGAGCTATGAGGAAGCGGCAAGCGCGATCACAGCCTACTCGGCGCGCCCGCGGCTCGATCTCGATCGCTATTTCCGGCTCGTCGTCTTCAACTTCGCGCTCGGCAACGCCGATGCGCATCTCAAGAACTTCTCGCTGCTCGAAAAGCCCGAGGGCCTGCGCCTTAGCCCCGCCTACGATCTATTGAACAGCCTTCTCTATCCGTTCAGCCGCGAGACCGCGCTCGCGATCGGCGGGAAGAAACGCGAGTTCGACACGCTCTCGCGCGCCGTCCTCGAGACGTTCGGACAAGAAATTGGCCTGCCCAAGGCGGCGGTGGATCTCGCGCTCGCCGACCTCGCGAAGCGCCTTGGCGATCCCAAGACCCTGCGCTTCGGGACACCTGTCGCCGAAAGCGATTTCCGTGCGCGCTTCAAGCAGGGCGTCGAAGAAAATAGCCGGAGGATATTCGCATGA
- a CDS encoding LysR family transcriptional regulator, with translation MTRHSLIELEAVLAIVRCGSFRAAALELGMSTTAISNAVAKLERELAVRLFNRTTRSVSLTYAGRIFVAQIKPAFEGIQKAMDTARSQQEMPSGTLRINAFATAAREIMAPLILTYLQRYPQVHIDLVTEGRLVDVVAAGFDLGVRSKDLVPSDAIAIPLGQMRRMAVAASPAFFEGRAIPNVPQELLAYPCVRIRLPNSALFRWRFEKGGEELQLDVEGPITLDEASLARIAVINGVGIGYFMEADVREDIAAGRLIRILEDWTPPLAPLCLYYSNRRNSSAAFQAFIALARDFAAGRLAQL, from the coding sequence ATGACTCGCCATTCGCTCATTGAGCTCGAAGCTGTTCTCGCGATCGTTCGATGCGGCTCGTTTCGGGCAGCGGCGCTCGAGCTTGGCATGTCGACCACCGCCATCAGCAATGCGGTAGCCAAACTCGAACGGGAGCTTGCGGTGCGGTTGTTCAATCGCACAACGCGCAGCGTCTCGCTTACCTATGCAGGACGGATCTTCGTTGCACAGATCAAGCCAGCGTTCGAGGGCATCCAAAAAGCGATGGATACGGCGCGCTCCCAGCAGGAAATGCCGTCCGGCACACTGCGCATCAATGCCTTCGCGACCGCAGCGCGCGAAATCATGGCGCCGCTGATATTGACCTATCTGCAACGCTATCCGCAGGTTCATATCGACCTCGTCACCGAGGGGCGGCTTGTCGACGTCGTAGCAGCGGGTTTCGATCTGGGCGTGCGCAGCAAAGATCTGGTGCCCAGCGATGCGATCGCCATTCCACTGGGCCAGATGCGACGCATGGCGGTTGCCGCGTCCCCCGCATTTTTCGAAGGCAGGGCGATCCCCAATGTGCCGCAGGAGCTGCTTGCTTATCCCTGCGTTCGCATCCGGCTTCCCAATAGCGCGTTGTTCCGATGGAGGTTCGAGAAGGGCGGCGAAGAATTACAGCTCGATGTCGAGGGGCCGATCACCTTGGACGAAGCATCGCTTGCCCGGATCGCAGTAATAAACGGCGTGGGAATCGGTTATTTCATGGAAGCCGATGTGCGGGAAGACATCGCCGCGGGCCGGCTCATCCGCATTCTCGAAGACTGGACGCCGCCACTTGCGCCGCTGTGCCTCTATTATTCCAATCGGCGCAATTCCTCTGCCGCCTTCCAGGCCTTTATCGCGCTCGCGCGCGACTTTGCAGCCGGACGGCTCGCACAGCTTTAA
- a CDS encoding nuclear transport factor 2 family protein, whose product MSFELPKPITDFIEANARLDLDGMMKHFLPDAVFTDNGKDFVGEAEIRRLLKDEAIAVKAIFEPDTYREEGGDIVLEGPAHGEFPGSPIRFTYRFKMEGDAIKALETTV is encoded by the coding sequence ATGTCATTCGAACTACCCAAGCCGATCACCGACTTTATCGAGGCAAATGCGCGCCTCGATCTTGACGGCATGATGAAGCACTTCCTGCCTGACGCCGTTTTCACGGACAACGGCAAGGATTTCGTCGGGGAAGCCGAAATTCGCAGGCTGCTCAAGGACGAAGCGATCGCGGTCAAGGCGATCTTTGAGCCCGACACTTATCGGGAGGAAGGCGGCGATATCGTGCTCGAAGGTCCCGCTCATGGCGAATTCCCCGGCAGCCCGATTCGGTTCACCTATCGCTTCAAGATGGAAGGTGACGCCATCAAAGCCCTGGAGACGACGGTATGA
- a CDS encoding SDR family oxidoreductase, which produces MSFKADPAEFAGKRVLVSGGTKGLGRATVERFLAGGARVVTAARTIKDPIDGVEYVQADLTTAEGGEALARTALKRLGGIDILAHVVGGSASPAGGFAALTDDHWLAELNLNLLATVRLDRLLIPQMLERSKGTVVHVTSIQSVLPLPESTTGYAAAKAALRTYSKSISKELGPKGVRVNVVSPGWIMTEAVGDFLEMLRSANGGTIEDARQSVLDALDGISIGRGAEPEEVADLIAYLASDRAAAIHGAEFVIDGGTISTV; this is translated from the coding sequence ATGAGCTTCAAGGCAGATCCGGCCGAATTCGCCGGCAAGCGCGTCCTTGTCAGCGGCGGCACCAAGGGGCTCGGCCGTGCCACGGTCGAGCGCTTCCTTGCCGGCGGAGCCCGTGTCGTCACGGCCGCCCGCACGATCAAGGATCCCATCGACGGCGTCGAATATGTCCAAGCCGACCTGACGACCGCGGAGGGCGGCGAAGCGTTGGCCAGGACGGCACTCAAGCGGCTGGGCGGCATCGACATCCTCGCCCATGTCGTCGGCGGCTCGGCTTCGCCGGCGGGCGGGTTCGCCGCGCTGACGGACGATCACTGGCTCGCCGAGTTGAACCTCAACCTGCTGGCGACGGTCCGGCTCGACCGGCTGCTGATCCCGCAGATGCTCGAGCGGAGCAAGGGCACCGTGGTGCATGTCACCTCGATCCAGTCGGTCCTGCCGCTGCCCGAGTCCACCACCGGCTATGCCGCCGCCAAGGCGGCGCTGAGGACCTACAGCAAATCAATCTCGAAGGAGCTCGGCCCCAAGGGCGTGCGGGTCAATGTCGTCTCGCCAGGCTGGATCATGACGGAGGCCGTCGGGGATTTTCTCGAAATGCTGAGGTCAGCCAATGGCGGCACGATCGAGGACGCGCGCCAGTCGGTGCTCGATGCCCTGGACGGGATTTCGATCGGACGGGGTGCCGAGCCTGAGGAAGTGGCGGACCTTATCGCCTATCTCGCGTCCGACCGCGCTGCCGCGATCCACGGCGCGGAGTTTGTTATCGATGGCGGCACGATCAGTACGGTATAA
- a CDS encoding DNA-3-methyladenine glycosylase I encodes MPDSSSCERCSWAQSDPLMRDYHDAEWGVPQRDPRMLWEMLMLEGFQAGLAWIIILRKREAFRAAFENFDPVKVAAFGAPDINRLMADPGIVRARAKIEATIRGAQIYCEMQARGEDFSEFCWSFTNGVPILGNGRSWPPSTALSEIISKELKRRCFKFVGPTITYAWMQAVGIVDDHSVGCFRRQVEPLARR; translated from the coding sequence ATGCCTGATTCTTCCTCCTGCGAGCGCTGCAGTTGGGCACAAAGCGATCCGCTGATGCGGGACTATCATGATGCCGAATGGGGCGTCCCTCAGCGTGATCCACGGATGCTCTGGGAAATGCTGATGCTGGAGGGATTCCAGGCAGGCCTCGCCTGGATCATCATCCTGCGCAAGCGTGAGGCATTTCGGGCCGCCTTTGAGAATTTCGACCCGGTCAAGGTCGCTGCCTTCGGCGCGCCGGACATCAATCGGTTGATGGCGGACCCGGGTATCGTGCGGGCCCGGGCCAAAATAGAAGCCACGATAAGAGGCGCGCAAATCTACTGCGAAATGCAAGCTCGCGGCGAGGATTTCTCGGAATTCTGTTGGTCCTTTACGAATGGCGTTCCGATCCTTGGTAACGGTCGGAGCTGGCCCCCGAGCACAGCGTTGTCCGAAATAATATCCAAGGAGCTGAAGCGGCGCTGCTTCAAGTTTGTCGGTCCGACCATCACCTACGCGTGGATGCAGGCGGTTGGCATCGTCGACGATCACTCTGTTGGGTGCTTTCGCCGTCAGGTCGAGCCCCTGGCAAGACGTTAG
- a CDS encoding DUF983 domain-containing protein: MAEELEAREKWVWIYKSGLHGLCPRCGQGRMFKRWLKVTDQCPTCGLNYDFATPDDGPAFFSLCFIAFPLLFLVVWFEVAFSPPWWMHALVSVPLMIIPCVLALHPIKGWLVASQYVNKAQEAGTDALWAKLNARAKEE; this comes from the coding sequence ATGGCTGAGGAACTCGAGGCCCGCGAGAAATGGGTGTGGATATATAAATCCGGTCTCCACGGTCTCTGCCCGCGCTGCGGACAGGGCCGGATGTTCAAGCGTTGGCTTAAGGTCACGGATCAATGCCCGACTTGCGGCTTGAACTATGATTTTGCGACGCCCGATGACGGACCCGCTTTTTTCTCCTTATGCTTTATCGCTTTTCCCCTCCTCTTTCTGGTTGTGTGGTTCGAAGTCGCTTTCAGCCCACCCTGGTGGATGCACGCGCTCGTCTCGGTGCCGCTTATGATTATTCCTTGCGTCCTCGCGCTCCATCCGATCAAGGGATGGCTCGTCGCATCCCAATATGTGAACAAGGCGCAGGAAGCGGGGACAGACGCCCTTTGGGCCAAACTCAATGCGCGCGCCAAGGAGGAGTGA
- a CDS encoding aminotransferase-like domain-containing protein, whose protein sequence is MVKKDWFPDLDSADGPKYLAIAESMAAAIEAGDLRGGDRLPPQRDLAARLGVDLTTVTKAYDQARNRGLIVARGRAGSFVLPQDVMAAGPPPRDTGMNMPPEVEGGSLLALWERTTSALLSAPGAGGRLHYVPAGGSEADRIAGTKIFERVSLASHPDEVIVTSGSQNALHAIIGATLAPGDTVACGPYVYPGFLALARKAGLKLAPMTRIEAANLEALCRTRKIAALYLVPTNDNPTTTTLNADERAAIAEVALRHAIQIIEDDAYGLLDERPLAPLASLVPELGWYIATSSKIISPALRVAHVRAPSLRQAMALAAVVHDTNVMAPPLNAALLTCWVEDGRYDRLIAETRAEAKRRQALAAEILPPASYAAHPCGYHLWVSLGDDDNAAQIGSALAGAGMTAISADSFSAGDMRAPAVRVSLGGAIDTAGLRRGLTMLSLYLTSAGPLPPVI, encoded by the coding sequence GTGGTCAAGAAGGACTGGTTTCCCGATCTCGATAGCGCTGATGGACCCAAATATCTGGCGATCGCCGAATCTATGGCCGCGGCGATCGAAGCGGGCGACCTGCGCGGCGGTGACCGCCTCCCCCCGCAGCGTGATCTCGCTGCCCGTCTCGGTGTCGATCTTACCACTGTCACCAAAGCTTATGACCAGGCCCGAAACCGCGGCTTGATTGTGGCGCGCGGACGCGCCGGAAGTTTCGTCCTGCCACAGGACGTAATGGCCGCGGGGCCGCCTCCGCGCGATACCGGCATGAACATGCCGCCCGAAGTGGAAGGCGGGTCGCTGCTTGCATTGTGGGAGCGAACGACCAGTGCGCTGCTGAGCGCGCCCGGCGCGGGAGGCCGCCTCCATTACGTCCCGGCCGGTGGAAGCGAAGCCGATCGGATCGCAGGCACGAAGATTTTCGAGCGCGTCAGCCTGGCGAGCCATCCGGACGAAGTAATCGTAACCTCGGGCTCGCAGAACGCCCTGCACGCGATTATCGGCGCGACGCTGGCGCCCGGCGATACGGTCGCCTGCGGGCCCTATGTCTATCCAGGCTTCCTTGCGCTCGCCCGAAAAGCCGGGTTGAAGCTCGCGCCCATGACCCGCATTGAGGCAGCGAATCTGGAAGCCCTTTGCCGAACGAGAAAGATCGCCGCTCTTTACCTCGTGCCGACCAACGACAATCCGACGACGACGACGCTGAACGCGGACGAGCGGGCGGCCATCGCCGAGGTCGCTCTGCGGCACGCTATCCAGATCATCGAGGATGATGCCTATGGTCTGCTGGACGAGCGGCCGCTGGCACCTCTGGCCAGCCTGGTGCCGGAACTTGGATGGTACATTGCGACCAGTTCGAAGATCATCTCGCCGGCATTGCGCGTCGCGCATGTCCGGGCGCCGTCCCTCCGACAGGCGATGGCTCTGGCCGCCGTGGTGCACGACACTAATGTGATGGCGCCTCCGCTTAACGCCGCGCTCCTGACCTGCTGGGTCGAAGACGGCCGCTATGACCGGCTGATCGCCGAAACGCGCGCGGAGGCCAAAAGGCGCCAGGCGCTTGCAGCCGAGATTTTGCCACCCGCAAGCTATGCCGCCCATCCTTGCGGCTACCATCTTTGGGTGTCGCTTGGCGACGACGACAACGCGGCGCAGATCGGCAGCGCTCTTGCCGGCGCAGGGATGACCGCAATATCGGCGGACAGCTTCTCAGCCGGCGACATGCGCGCGCCAGCCGTGCGTGTATCCCTTGGCGGAGCAATTGACACGGCGGGCCTGCGGCGCGGGCTAACGATGCTCTCGTTGTATTTGACGTCTGCCGGGCCACTGCCGCCGGTTATTTGA
- a CDS encoding anti-sigma factor family protein: MSFDPATIAAYVDGELDDLTARRIERDAESDAALAAEIARYRVLSAQISAHFAPVVDEPVPDRLRALLVGEGVDTSLSERREARRARFAPANWGAIAASLLLGLTLGLRPWAPAPDVTSANGMLVASGGLAEALDTQLASNQPADADIRIALSFRDRAGRICRSFAGRDLSGIGCREDGRWALERTAAGQKARAYRQASSGDLAAATAAMMAGDAFDAAAERAARDAGWDR, from the coding sequence ATGAGCTTCGACCCCGCTACCATCGCTGCTTATGTCGACGGCGAACTCGACGATCTGACCGCGCGCCGGATCGAACGCGACGCTGAAAGCGACGCCGCCCTCGCTGCCGAGATTGCGCGTTATCGTGTGCTGAGCGCCCAGATTTCCGCGCATTTCGCACCTGTGGTCGATGAACCGGTGCCTGATCGCCTGCGCGCCTTGTTGGTCGGGGAGGGCGTGGACACCAGCCTGTCCGAGCGCCGCGAAGCAAGGCGCGCGCGGTTCGCGCCCGCCAATTGGGGCGCTATCGCCGCATCGCTGCTGCTGGGTCTGACCCTCGGCCTCCGGCCTTGGGCGCCGGCGCCGGACGTGACCAGTGCCAACGGTATGCTGGTCGCGTCGGGAGGTCTGGCCGAAGCGCTCGACACGCAGCTGGCATCGAATCAGCCGGCCGACGCCGATATCCGCATCGCTCTGAGCTTTCGCGATAGGGCGGGCCGTATCTGCCGCAGCTTCGCGGGTCGCGACTTGTCGGGCATCGGCTGCCGCGAAGACGGTCGCTGGGCGCTCGAACGCACCGCGGCCGGTCAGAAGGCCCGCGCGTACCGGCAGGCGTCGTCGGGCGACCTCGCGGCGGCTACGGCAGCGATGATGGCAGGTGATGCGTTCGATGCCGCAGCCGAACGCGCTGCCCGTGACGCTGGCTGGGACCGCTAA
- a CDS encoding RNA polymerase sigma factor, protein MRFEEELVELLPRLRRFARGLAQSASDADDLCQAAIERALKSREQWQQGTRLDSWMYRITRNLWIDHRRVAGRRGVHTPIDDAVTQIAGDGIAEVEAGALRGDVDGAMARLPDEQREVVMLVLVEGYAYREAADILEVPIGTVTSRLARGRETLMHLLGEAA, encoded by the coding sequence ATGCGCTTCGAAGAGGAACTGGTCGAGCTGTTACCGCGCCTGCGTCGCTTTGCGCGCGGGCTGGCGCAGAGCGCCAGCGATGCCGACGACCTGTGTCAGGCGGCGATCGAGCGCGCCTTGAAATCGCGCGAACAATGGCAACAAGGAACGAGACTGGACAGCTGGATGTACCGGATCACCCGCAACCTCTGGATCGACCACCGCCGTGTTGCTGGCCGGCGCGGCGTCCATACCCCGATTGACGACGCGGTCACGCAGATCGCCGGCGACGGGATCGCCGAGGTTGAGGCGGGCGCGCTGCGCGGCGACGTCGACGGCGCGATGGCCCGGCTTCCTGATGAGCAGCGCGAGGTTGTGATGCTCGTGCTGGTGGAAGGCTATGCCTATCGCGAGGCGGCGGACATATTGGAGGTGCCGATCGGCACCGTGACATCGCGGCTCGCGCGTGGACGTGAAACGCTGATGCATTTGCTTGGAGAGGCCGCATGA
- a CDS encoding S8 family serine peptidase: protein MRIWTTGLVAICLAIGGAGPRAAAQVALPSAQLPEAGRVLSTLPDTGVLERLVATSERLTQLRLDRIDALVRNHRDSIELDDRGEPAVRGVLIASGVDDAMIRRAAEAGFALIERERIEGLDLDLARFSVPEGRRLARARKQLAKLLPAAAVDADNLYFASGPGGALPRSALATTAGGGKASLGLIDGGVAAHPSLAGRVEQRGFARGAPTASRHGTAVASLLVGSGAITGAAAGQRLLAADVYGTDPAGGNASAIARALGWLAQSRVAVTTISLVGPDNKLLSAAVRRAQQRGMFIVAAVGNDGPAAPPAYPASYRGVFAVTGVDAKGRVLPEAGRALHVDFAAPGDAVLAATGTAGTDRLRGTSFAAPLVAGRLALRYPAPSVDRIGPAVTGLVMEARDLGHKGRDKVYGHGLICGACGGR from the coding sequence ATGCGAATCTGGACGACAGGGCTGGTGGCAATCTGCCTCGCGATCGGCGGTGCTGGTCCGCGTGCAGCGGCGCAGGTCGCGCTGCCGTCGGCGCAGTTGCCCGAGGCCGGGCGGGTCCTGTCAACGCTGCCCGACACGGGTGTCCTTGAACGTCTGGTCGCGACGAGCGAGCGGCTGACGCAGCTTCGGCTCGACCGCATCGACGCGCTGGTGCGTAACCATCGCGACAGCATCGAGCTCGACGATCGCGGCGAGCCCGCGGTGCGCGGCGTGCTGATCGCCAGCGGCGTCGACGACGCCATGATCCGGCGTGCGGCAGAGGCAGGTTTCGCCCTGATCGAGCGCGAGCGTATCGAGGGACTCGATCTCGATCTTGCACGATTTTCTGTGCCCGAAGGGCGCCGCCTGGCCCGCGCGCGCAAACAGCTTGCGAAGCTGCTGCCCGCTGCCGCGGTCGATGCCGACAATCTCTATTTCGCGAGCGGCCCCGGCGGCGCACTGCCCAGGTCGGCGCTCGCGACGACTGCGGGCGGCGGCAAGGCCAGCCTTGGCCTGATCGACGGCGGGGTCGCGGCGCATCCGTCGCTGGCGGGGCGTGTCGAGCAGCGCGGCTTTGCAAGGGGCGCCCCGACGGCGAGCCGCCACGGCACGGCGGTTGCCTCGCTGCTCGTCGGCAGCGGCGCGATAACGGGCGCCGCCGCCGGACAGCGGCTACTGGCCGCCGATGTCTATGGCACCGATCCCGCCGGCGGGAACGCCAGCGCGATCGCCCGTGCGCTCGGCTGGCTTGCGCAAAGCCGCGTCGCGGTGACGACGATCAGCCTGGTCGGTCCCGACAACAAGCTGCTGTCGGCCGCGGTGCGGCGTGCGCAACAGCGCGGAATGTTTATCGTCGCCGCGGTCGGCAACGACGGGCCCGCAGCGCCGCCCGCCTATCCGGCCTCCTATCGGGGTGTTTTTGCGGTGACCGGCGTCGACGCGAAAGGGCGCGTTCTACCCGAGGCGGGCCGCGCGCTGCACGTCGATTTCGCCGCACCCGGCGATGCGGTGCTGGCGGCGACGGGCACCGCGGGCACCGACCGGCTGCGCGGAACCTCCTTTGCCGCACCGCTCGTTGCGGGGCGGCTGGCCCTTCGCTATCCCGCTCCATCGGTGGACCGCATCGGTCCGGCCGTCACCGGGCTGGTGATGGAAGCGCGCGACCTTGGCCATAAGGGGCGCGACAAAGTCTACGGCCATGGCCTGATTTGCGGCGCTTGCGGCGGCCGCTGA
- a CDS encoding catalase: MAKKSAPSPATDHALRDHQPGERQIEQADSRGNGYELHQAVADGVADASAYLTDNFGHRISDNQNSLRAGERGPTLLEDFVLREKIFHFDHERIPERIVHARGSGAHGVFECTKAIPGLTKASILQKEGATCPVFARFSTVAGGAGSVDTPRDVRGFAVKLYTDSGNWDLVGNNIPVFFIQDAMKFPDLVHSVKMEADRGYPQAASAHDTFWDFIGLMPEAMHMIMWAMSDRAIPRSFRMIEGFGVHTFRFVNDDGEGKFVKFHWKPVLGIQSTTWDEAVKIAGADPDFLRRDLFEAIEAGDFPAWDLGVQVFDEAFAEKQPYDVLDATKLIPEEDIPVDIVGRMTLNRNVDNFFAETEQVAFLPSNIIPGIDFSNDPLLQGRLFSYLDTQKSRLGTTNFHQIPINAPKCPFHNFQRDGMMQTLVPTGRANYEPNSLAEAGENGGPRASADTGFKSFAANDERNDPAQKLRIRAALFADHFSQARMFYLSQTENEQAHIASALVFELSKVTLDHVRARVVGQLRNIDEDLATRVAMGLAIDLPAKEKAARAPVDLKTSDALSIQKNADDTMEGRKVAILFAEGSDKAVIDKLKGDIESAGGTVFLVAPKVGGIKVKGGTLKADGQLAGSPSVLFDAVASILTEEQAKALSGQGAAVQWFMDAYGHCKTIAHDEATQLLLDKAGVEKDGGVVAIDKFESVGTRRHWAREAKVRDLA, from the coding sequence ATGGCCAAGAAGTCCGCGCCGTCCCCTGCGACCGACCACGCCCTTCGCGACCATCAGCCGGGAGAGCGCCAGATTGAGCAAGCCGATAGCCGGGGGAATGGCTATGAACTGCATCAGGCCGTCGCGGATGGGGTCGCCGATGCGTCCGCCTATCTCACCGACAATTTCGGCCACCGCATCTCGGACAACCAGAATTCGCTGCGCGCCGGCGAACGCGGGCCGACGCTACTCGAAGACTTTGTACTTCGCGAGAAAATCTTCCATTTCGACCACGAGCGTATCCCCGAGCGCATCGTCCACGCCCGCGGCTCGGGCGCGCACGGCGTGTTCGAATGCACCAAGGCAATCCCCGGGCTGACAAAGGCGTCGATCCTGCAAAAGGAGGGCGCGACTTGCCCCGTCTTCGCCCGCTTCTCGACCGTCGCGGGCGGCGCCGGATCTGTCGATACCCCGCGCGACGTGCGCGGCTTTGCGGTCAAACTCTACACCGACAGCGGCAATTGGGATCTCGTTGGCAACAATATCCCGGTCTTCTTCATCCAGGACGCGATGAAATTCCCCGACCTCGTTCACAGCGTCAAGATGGAGGCCGATCGCGGCTATCCGCAGGCAGCAAGCGCGCACGATACCTTCTGGGACTTCATCGGCCTGATGCCGGAGGCGATGCACATGATCATGTGGGCGATGTCCGACCGCGCGATCCCGCGCAGCTTTCGGATGATCGAGGGCTTCGGCGTCCACACCTTTCGCTTCGTCAACGACGATGGCGAGGGCAAGTTCGTCAAATTCCACTGGAAGCCAGTGCTCGGCATCCAGTCGACGACTTGGGACGAAGCGGTCAAGATCGCGGGTGCCGATCCCGATTTCCTTCGCCGCGACCTGTTCGAGGCGATCGAAGCGGGCGACTTCCCGGCGTGGGATCTGGGCGTGCAGGTGTTCGACGAAGCCTTCGCCGAGAAGCAGCCTTATGACGTGCTCGACGCGACCAAGCTGATCCCTGAGGAAGATATCCCGGTTGACATCGTCGGCCGTATGACGCTCAACCGCAATGTCGACAATTTCTTCGCCGAAACCGAACAAGTCGCTTTCTTGCCGTCGAATATCATTCCGGGCATCGATTTCAGTAACGATCCGCTGCTGCAGGGCCGGCTCTTTTCCTATCTCGACACGCAGAAGTCGCGGCTGGGAACGACCAATTTTCACCAGATACCGATCAACGCGCCCAAATGTCCGTTTCACAATTTCCAGCGCGACGGGATGATGCAGACGCTCGTGCCGACCGGGCGCGCCAATTACGAACCCAACAGTCTTGCCGAGGCCGGCGAGAATGGCGGTCCGCGCGCAAGCGCCGATACGGGTTTCAAGAGCTTTGCCGCCAATGACGAACGCAACGATCCCGCGCAGAAGCTGCGCATTCGCGCGGCGCTTTTCGCCGATCATTTCAGCCAGGCGCGCATGTTCTATTTGTCGCAGACCGAGAATGAGCAGGCGCATATCGCCTCGGCGCTGGTTTTCGAACTGTCGAAGGTCACACTCGATCACGTCCGCGCCCGGGTCGTTGGCCAGCTTCGCAACATCGACGAGGATCTCGCGACGCGTGTCGCCATGGGACTCGCGATCGATCTGCCGGCGAAGGAAAAGGCTGCGCGTGCGCCGGTCGATCTCAAAACCTCCGACGCGCTGTCTATCCAGAAGAATGCCGACGATACGATGGAGGGCCGCAAGGTCGCGATCCTCTTTGCCGAAGGATCGGACAAGGCGGTGATCGATAAGCTGAAGGGCGACATCGAAAGCGCCGGTGGCACCGTCTTCCTCGTCGCGCCCAAGGTCGGCGGGATCAAGGTCAAGGGCGGTACGCTCAAGGCCGACGGCCAGCTCGCGGGCTCGCCCTCGGTGCTGTTCGACGCGGTGGCTTCGATCCTGACCGAAGAACAGGCCAAGGCGCTGTCGGGGCAGGGCGCGGCGGTCCAGTGGTTCATGGACGCTTATGGCCATTGCAAGACGATCGCGCATGACGAAGCGACGCAATTGCTGCTCGACAAGGCGGGGGTCGAGAAGGACGGCGGTGTCGTTGCGATCGACAAGTTCGAAAGCGTCGGCACCCGGCGCCATTGGGCCCGCGAAGCCAAGGTGCGCGATCTTGCCTGA